GAGCGGcagaggagaagcggcagagaagaagcggcagaggagaagcggcagaggagaagcggcagaGAAGAAGCGGCAGAAGAGAAGCGGcagaggagaagcggcagaggagaagcggcagaAGAGACGTGGTAGAAAGCTTACGCCCCTCGATTGGCACCCCAGACGGGGCCTCCGCATTCCCCGCCATAAAAGCATACACGCACGCACAACGAGGAGTCGGACGTGGGCGAACACCTCCGTACACACAGGCATATCAGCGGCGCTGAAGCTGAGCGGCTCACCGGTTCATCAACTCACCGGCGTCCCTGGCTAGCGCTTCCCAGCTTCCCCGGCGAACCCCCCGCAGGAGGGCAAGATGGTGGACGATGAGGAGCTAAGGAGGCTGCGGTTCGTTCTGAGCAAAAAGGTGGGGAGAataaaatactttttttcgtacaCATTCTACAAAATATTCagccatttttataacaagaaaaataaaaagcgagAAAGGTTTGTAAATATACACGGAAGGACGAgtccaaaatttttctgtgataataaaattaggAGCACAAAGTACACAGTGATCACATTTATTcctctctttttattttaccagTTCGCGgattttttgaatttattttatttgtgtgTTTCTTTGCTACAAGTCATCCCGATATTCAACACAGGGTATGTGTTCACCTTTGTGGCtccattaatttttattatctttGTAAGTTTAATCAACGAAGTGGTTGATGATTTGAAGCGGTTTATAAAGGACCTTGAGAATAACAATGAAATTTATTACACCCTTTTGGAAAACGgaaatttcgaaaaaatatattccaaAGATATAAAAGTAGGAGAtataattttgataaaatcGAAGCAGAGAGCCCCAGCAGACTGTATTTTGTTAcgtaatttaaataaaaatgaagaatatacTTTTAAagtggaggagaagaaatttttcggaaacataaaattgaataaaaattccaATGtgtataacaaaattaacaaaagcTACTaccattttaataaaaatattgataacGAACTGATTGATGATCGATATAACGAATCGAACAACAACTTGAGCGAAACGAGCAATAATCTACTCTTtagtgaaaatgaaaaatcgCTTAAcggagggaaagaaaaaaaatatcttttaaaaGACAAGTCAGAGAAAAGTGgtcataaaaatgatatgaacagttcaggcGAATTGGaccattttgaaaagaaaatgaagaagaagagaaaaaaaaaaaaaaaaaaataaaagtaaaaaataaaaatagtaaaaaccAAGACGCAGGTGCATCGAACGAAACAGCCAATTATACATATGTCAAAACGGACAAAATTGATGGAGAAACTGACTGGAAAATTAAGTACCCAATTAGCATCTtccaaaatttgaagaagttGAAAGATTTCTTCACCATagacattttgttcattctcGAGCAGcccaaaaatgacatttataaaattgagGGGTCCTTCGTCATATTTAAGTATAACCCGTATGGCGACTtccagaaggaggaaaacaaCAACACCCTCGGGTTGAACGATCATCAGTTGATGAACTACTCGTTCGACATGATTAGGGATGGGGAGATCGACTTGGAGAGAGGCGGCCGAGGTGGAGTGACCAGAGGGGGCGAACCCGGTGCGCCGACATacggggaggaggaggaagaggaggaagaagaggaagatgaCGATGAGGAAGGCGACGAAGATGACGACGAGGATGACGACGAAGAGGACGATGACGATTATGAGGAGGATGACCACGGGGAGGATGAACGTCGGAACGAACTCGAACTGGAGAACTTAGCCAAtgacgatgaaaaaaatgtccacCATAAGGGCTATGTAAATTTGGCGGGAAAGGACACAAGCTACATGTACAGCAATaacaagaaggaaaaaaaggtgaacaaagATATGGTGAAATTTATCGACGTGGAAAAGGGAGCAGTTGGAGAAGGAGTTGTAGCAGTAGGGGGTGCAGGATCAGGTGGTGCTGTGCCGAATCGAAACAGAGGAGTCATTGAAAAGTACAACTCCTCAAAAAATGGCGGAAAAAGCGGTGGAAATTATGTTGGCGAAACGAGCATGTGTAGTGTATTCAATAATGAAGataatttcaatttttacaatgtcagttatagaaaaaaattaagttatgacaactttattttgttcaactCGGTGATTACGAGTTCAGATGTGCTCTGCTTGGTGATCTACACCGGAAGTGATACGAGAGTAAACATGAGTACACAAattagcaaaataaaaagaggaatGATAGACAAGAAATTAAATATGATAAcgttatttttgtttctcaTTCTGGCGTTATTCTCCATGTATATGTGTTCCGTTAAGTTGAATAATTTGTGGTA
This genomic stretch from Plasmodium cynomolgi strain B DNA, chromosome 14, whole genome shotgun sequence harbors:
- a CDS encoding phospholipid-transporting ATPase (putative), whose product is MVDDEELRRLRFVLSKKVGRIKYFFSYTFYKIFSHFYNKKNKKRERFVNIHGRTSPKFFCDNKIRSTKYTVITFIPLFLFYQFADFLNLFYLCVSLLQVIPIFNTGYVFTFVAPLIFIIFVSLINEVVDDLKRFIKDLENNNEIYYTLLENGNFEKIYSKDIKVGDIILIKSKQRAPADCILLRNLNKNEEYTFKVEEKKFFGNIKLNKNSNVYNKINKSYYHFNKNIDNELIDDRYNESNNNLSETSNNLLFSENEKSLNGGKEKKYLLKDKSEKSGHKNDMNSASNETANYTYVKTDKIDGETDWKIKYPISIFQNLKKLKDFFTIDILFILEQPKNDIYKIEGSFVIFKYNPYGDFQKEENNNTLGLNDHQLMNYSFDMIRDGEIDLERGGRGGVTRGGEPGAPTYGEEEEEEEEEEDDDEEGDEDDDEDDDEEDDDDYEEDDHGEDERRNELELENLANDDEKNVHHKGYVNLAGKDTSYMYSNNKKEKKVNKDMVKFIDVEKGAVGEGVVAVGGAGSGGAVPNRNRGVIEKYNSSKNGGKSGGNYVGETSMCSVFNNEDNFNFYNVSYRKKLSYDNFILFNSVITSSDVLCLVIYTGSDTRVNMSTQISKIKRGMIDKKLNMITLFLFLILALFSMYMCSVKLNNLWYLNFIRFILLFSSVIPISLSVNLNIAKIYYTLVIQKDKEIETTIIKNSAIIENFGDVDYIFTDKTGTLTENVMVLKVIHIGLDVIHCENEKNNMLQGSMENKGKGNFNKHMLAYEMDDLNEDVDASSMYLGSNYSKNDRRNKTSGNKNGNYISFNYDMESGRNKNELSTLRQLSKTANPMDRINMLHHDEDNFDEENFDYDNFDYGNFNEHSTGSKSGFSQNSYRNMNMKSFKQNSLALSTNMSGGGLGQRRNELHKKNSVHMEKKKKVEQMVDEFLKYKSDPLDYYNDNVEDVEYLKKHRVFQTFLSFLICNNIRTLAKESSKEGAPNGGSANGGVSNGGASNGGTTNGGTTNGGASNGGASNGGASNGSGSGGAKGGSKEKDKEKKKKEQKEKDSQKNFYYILKVNRKSKKENKMKKEKHMNTTSTAFSYDKKNLESNSSEDSETFSHSDVSYQCSSPDELAFLKYATNCGFILRKKTASRIEIKYKNLVMEYDILLHIPFSSETKRMSIFVRNVKNRNIYFFIKGADNILIKKCHEKYKTFIYEESDHLSNLGLRVLVHGFLNIEEQFFHTFSNLYNKNKDVKGQLENILDYVEKNIKVLAITGVEDKLQEVS